Proteins co-encoded in one Planctomycetota bacterium genomic window:
- the proB gene encoding glutamate 5-kinase, which translates to MTNMEPGSGAAGLAEARRVVVKVGSAVIAPGGVLDTARVAALAAQLALAARSGRDVVVVSSGAVASGFRALGLDAMPRSIIRKQAAAAVGQPLLMRAWDDALGTHAVRSAQVLLTADDLDHRERHLNARRTLDVLLDARVVPIINENDSVSFEEIKVGDNDRLAALVAALVGADALVMLSVAPGLCVQGDPARVIATVDDIAAARAHVQTGTSGVGTGGMGTKLDAAEIATECGARVVIAPGALPDVLTRLLAGEAIGTAFVPSGLARRARDRWLGRATRVRGTLVVDDGCRDAVVDRHASILPIGVRGVEGVFEAGAAVAIRTQGGELIARGLSAYSSDDARRLVGVRSDQIESVLGYCYREEIVHRDDLVLVRGKKGTT; encoded by the coding sequence GTGTCGCGGCGCTGGCGGCCCAGTTGGCGCTCGCGGCGCGGAGCGGGCGCGATGTCGTCGTCGTGTCGTCCGGCGCGGTCGCGAGCGGGTTTCGCGCGCTGGGGCTGGACGCCATGCCCCGGAGCATCATTCGCAAGCAGGCGGCGGCGGCGGTCGGGCAGCCGCTGCTCATGCGGGCGTGGGATGATGCGCTCGGCACGCACGCGGTGCGGAGCGCGCAGGTGCTGCTGACGGCGGACGACCTGGACCATCGCGAGCGCCACCTGAACGCGCGCCGGACGCTGGACGTGCTGCTCGACGCGCGGGTGGTTCCGATCATCAACGAGAACGACTCGGTGAGTTTCGAGGAGATCAAGGTGGGGGACAACGACCGCCTCGCGGCGCTGGTGGCGGCGCTGGTGGGGGCGGACGCGCTCGTCATGCTCTCGGTCGCGCCGGGGTTGTGCGTGCAGGGCGATCCGGCGCGGGTGATCGCGACGGTGGACGACATCGCGGCGGCCCGGGCGCACGTGCAGACGGGGACGTCCGGGGTGGGCACCGGCGGCATGGGGACGAAGCTGGACGCGGCGGAGATCGCCACCGAGTGCGGCGCGCGCGTGGTCATCGCGCCCGGCGCGCTGCCGGACGTGCTCACGCGCCTGCTCGCGGGCGAGGCGATCGGGACGGCGTTCGTGCCCAGCGGGCTGGCCCGCCGGGCCCGCGACCGCTGGCTCGGGCGGGCCACGCGGGTGCGGGGCACGCTCGTGGTGGACGACGGATGCCGCGACGCGGTGGTCGATCGGCACGCGAGCATCCTGCCGATCGGCGTGCGGGGGGTGGAGGGCGTGTTCGAGGCGGGGGCGGCGGTGGCGATCCGCACGCAGGGCGGCGAGTTGATCGCGCGCGGGTTGAGCGCGTACTCGTCGGACGATGCGCGCCGGCTCGTCGGCGTGCGGAGCGATCAGATCGAGTCGGTGCTCGGGTACTGCTATCGCGAGGAGATCGTCCATCGCGACGATCTGGTGCTCGTACGGGGCAAGAAGGGGACGACATGA
- a CDS encoding glutamate-5-semialdehyde dehydrogenase: MSAIRDAAERAKAASAWLPTLDDATRSGVLRGVAECVEAAAPLICMMNGKDVLEARAAGVAEAKLARLALTPEAIARCAEGLRRVADMPDPVGRVTERRTLANGLRVRRERTPLGVVAFIYESRPLVTLDAFALCFKSANACILKGGREAGESNTALMKFIHAVLDGYGLPHDACAVLARATREDVGELVSLEGLVDVAIPRGGPELIEFVRRAARVPVLAHARGVCHVYVDGAADLEMAERVCLNAKTSAPATCNAAECVLVHEGVAPAFVPRLASAMMAAGVEVRGCARTCALAPGCVAAGPEDFGREHLGLVLSVRVVADVDDAIEHIRTHGSDHTEAVITRDERVSAWFTSRVRSSCVLVNASTRFNDGFELGLGAEIGISTSRIHAYGPMGLEELTAQRWIVEGDGQVR, translated from the coding sequence ATGAGCGCGATCCGTGACGCGGCGGAGCGGGCGAAAGCGGCGTCGGCGTGGCTGCCCACGCTCGACGACGCGACGCGGTCGGGCGTGTTGCGGGGCGTGGCCGAGTGCGTCGAGGCCGCGGCGCCGCTGATCTGCATGATGAACGGCAAGGACGTGCTCGAGGCGCGTGCCGCGGGCGTGGCCGAGGCCAAGCTGGCGCGTCTTGCGCTCACGCCCGAGGCGATCGCGCGGTGCGCGGAGGGGCTGCGGCGGGTCGCGGACATGCCCGACCCCGTGGGGCGCGTGACCGAGCGGCGCACGCTGGCGAACGGGCTGCGCGTGCGGCGCGAGCGCACGCCCCTGGGCGTGGTGGCGTTCATCTACGAGTCTCGCCCGCTGGTCACGCTCGACGCGTTCGCGCTGTGCTTCAAGAGCGCGAACGCCTGCATCCTGAAGGGCGGTCGCGAGGCGGGGGAATCGAACACGGCGCTGATGAAGTTCATCCACGCGGTGCTGGACGGCTACGGCCTGCCGCACGACGCGTGCGCCGTGCTCGCGCGTGCGACGCGCGAAGACGTCGGCGAGCTGGTGTCGCTGGAGGGGCTGGTCGATGTTGCGATCCCGCGCGGGGGCCCCGAGCTGATCGAGTTCGTCCGTCGGGCGGCGCGCGTGCCCGTGCTGGCGCACGCGCGGGGCGTGTGCCACGTGTACGTGGACGGTGCGGCGGACCTCGAGATGGCCGAGCGCGTGTGCCTGAACGCGAAGACGAGTGCGCCCGCGACGTGCAACGCGGCGGAGTGCGTGCTGGTGCACGAGGGCGTCGCGCCCGCGTTCGTGCCGCGCCTGGCGAGCGCGATGATGGCGGCGGGCGTGGAGGTGCGGGGGTGTGCGCGGACGTGCGCGCTCGCGCCGGGGTGCGTCGCGGCGGGGCCCGAGGACTTCGGGCGCGAGCACCTGGGCCTGGTGCTGAGCGTGCGCGTCGTCGCGGACGTGGACGATGCGATCGAGCACATCCGCACGCACGGGAGCGATCACACCGAGGCGGTCATCACGCGCGACGAGCGTGTGTCGGCGTGGTTCACGTCGCGGGTGCGATCGTCGTGCGTGCTGGTGAACGCGAGCACGCGGTTCAACGACGGGTTCGAGTTGGGCCTGGGGGCCGAGATCGGCATCAGCACGTCGCGCATCCACGCGTACGGGCCGATGGGGCTCGAGGAACTCACTGCGCAGCGGTGGATCGTGGAGGGCGACGGACAGGTGCGGTGA
- a CDS encoding SPFH domain-containing protein has product MSIWDRLKKELIDIVEFLDDSNNTLCYRFERFQNEIKNGAKLIVREGQQAVFVNEGKIADVLGPGTYTLDTKNVPILATLLGWKYGFESPFKAEVYFVSTRLFTDMKWGTMNPVMVRDPEFGPVRLRAFGTYAIRVKDAGTFIRNVVGTDNRFTTEEITGQLRNLIVSHFGDALGQAKIPMLDLAGNFRTLGGRIAGVMQPEFDTLGVELSTMLIENISLPPEVEQALDKRSSMSVIGDVNQYAKFQAADALRDAAKNPGAAGTILGLGVGQVLAGQMGQVAGGAAQAGPQQIAAAPPPLPTPVAFLVGINNQQQGPFDTGALTAMAKDGRLTRETLVWKQGMASWMKAGEVPDLAALFATMPPPLP; this is encoded by the coding sequence ATGAGCATCTGGGATCGGCTGAAGAAGGAACTGATTGACATCGTCGAGTTTCTCGACGATTCCAATAACACGCTCTGCTACCGGTTCGAGCGGTTTCAGAACGAGATCAAGAACGGGGCGAAGCTGATCGTCCGGGAGGGGCAGCAGGCGGTCTTCGTGAACGAGGGGAAGATCGCGGACGTGCTGGGCCCGGGGACGTACACGCTGGACACGAAGAACGTGCCGATCCTGGCGACGCTGCTGGGGTGGAAGTACGGCTTCGAGAGCCCGTTCAAGGCCGAGGTGTACTTTGTCTCGACGCGTCTGTTCACGGACATGAAGTGGGGGACGATGAACCCCGTGATGGTGCGCGACCCGGAGTTCGGGCCGGTGCGTCTGCGGGCGTTCGGCACGTACGCGATCCGCGTGAAGGACGCGGGCACGTTCATCCGCAACGTGGTGGGGACGGACAACCGGTTCACGACGGAGGAGATCACCGGGCAGTTGCGGAACCTGATCGTGAGCCACTTCGGCGACGCGCTGGGGCAGGCGAAGATCCCGATGCTCGACCTGGCGGGGAACTTCCGGACGCTGGGCGGGCGGATCGCGGGGGTGATGCAGCCGGAGTTCGACACGCTGGGGGTCGAGCTGTCGACGATGCTGATCGAGAACATCAGCCTGCCGCCGGAGGTGGAGCAGGCGCTCGACAAGCGCTCGAGCATGAGCGTGATCGGGGACGTGAACCAGTACGCGAAGTTCCAGGCGGCGGACGCGCTGCGCGACGCGGCGAAGAACCCGGGCGCGGCGGGGACGATCCTGGGCCTGGGCGTCGGGCAGGTGCTCGCCGGGCAGATGGGGCAGGTCGCGGGCGGGGCGGCGCAGGCGGGCCCGCAGCAGATCGCGGCGGCGCCGCCGCCCTTGCCGACGCCCGTGGCGTTCTTGGTGGGCATCAACAACCAGCAGCAGGGCCCGTTCGACACCGGCGCGCTGACGGCGATGGCGAAGGACGGGCGGCTGACGCGCGAGACGCTGGTGTGGAAGCAGGGGATGGCGTCGTGGATGAAGGCGGGCGAGGTGCCGGATCTGGCGGCGTTGTTCGCGACGATGCCCCCGCCGCTGCCGTGA
- a CDS encoding GxxExxY protein, with translation MALVHEDITGDILACAIEVHHVLGPGLLESSYEACLAWELAGKRLRVCRRVALPVPYKHQRLDRGYRVDLIVDESVIVELKAMGSHAVCSRGLHVSSSGTRGTAW, from the coding sequence GTGGCGCTTGTACACGAGGACATCACGGGTGACATTCTCGCGTGTGCGATCGAGGTGCATCACGTTCTGGGCCCGGGGCTGCTGGAGTCCTCGTACGAGGCGTGCCTTGCCTGGGAGCTCGCGGGCAAACGCCTCCGGGTCTGCCGGCGGGTGGCGCTCCCGGTACCGTACAAGCACCAGCGGCTCGATCGCGGCTACCGAGTCGATCTGATTGTGGATGAGTCCGTGATTGTGGAACTCAAGGCGATGGGATCACACGCCGTGTGCTCTCGTGGTCTGCATGTGTCGTCCTCTGGCACCCGTGGCACTGCGTGGTGA
- a CDS encoding MFS transporter, with the protein MPDDPPPHPERPPARLSPYAALASTNYRFFAGGFLLSSCGLQMHATALGWEIYELTHDPFYLGLAGLARALPVILLALPAGHIIDHLSRRRVLVATQAAMGVAIAILAFASGTIEDKSLRLWTIYAMLVLVGAARSFNGPSRASLLPLIVRPTDFSNAVTWNSGIFQLSATVGPVLAGLMLARAGEAWPVYACSAAGCFLFAVFASNIRPIGDDASPGRFSLRSMTAGAGHVWREKTILGTITLDLFAVLLGGATALMPVYAKDILRVGPEGLGMLRAAPYVGAFVMALVLAHRPPFTKSGRALFLSVAGFGACTILFGFCGEFPKVLAFPVALGALAVAGALDNISVVIRHILVQVRTPNHLRGRVSSVNSVFIESSNEIGAFESGLVAKFFGPVVSVVSGGIGTLVVVGAIAAAFPALRRLGRLELGAPHDPAPGEAPVAPAPPPTASPAQRTRSRPGSAAPR; encoded by the coding sequence ATGCCCGACGACCCACCGCCCCACCCCGAGCGCCCCCCAGCGCGCCTCAGCCCCTACGCCGCGCTCGCCTCCACGAACTACCGCTTCTTCGCGGGCGGGTTCCTCCTCTCCTCGTGCGGCCTGCAGATGCACGCCACCGCCCTGGGCTGGGAGATCTACGAGCTCACGCACGATCCCTTCTACCTCGGCCTCGCTGGCCTCGCCCGCGCGCTGCCCGTCATCCTGCTCGCACTGCCCGCCGGGCACATCATCGATCACCTGTCCCGCCGGCGCGTCCTCGTCGCCACGCAGGCCGCCATGGGCGTTGCGATCGCCATCCTCGCCTTCGCCTCCGGCACCATCGAGGACAAGTCGCTCCGCCTCTGGACGATCTACGCGATGCTCGTCCTGGTGGGCGCGGCCCGATCGTTCAACGGGCCTTCCCGCGCCAGCCTGCTGCCCCTCATCGTCCGCCCGACGGACTTCTCCAACGCCGTCACCTGGAACAGCGGGATCTTCCAGTTGTCCGCCACCGTCGGGCCCGTCCTCGCCGGGCTGATGCTCGCGCGCGCGGGCGAGGCGTGGCCCGTCTACGCCTGCTCCGCCGCGGGCTGCTTTCTCTTCGCCGTCTTCGCCTCGAACATCCGCCCAATCGGCGACGACGCCTCGCCCGGACGGTTCTCGCTCCGCTCCATGACCGCCGGCGCCGGGCACGTCTGGCGCGAGAAGACGATCCTGGGCACCATCACCCTGGACCTTTTCGCCGTCCTGCTCGGCGGGGCCACCGCCCTCATGCCCGTCTACGCCAAGGACATCCTCCGCGTCGGGCCCGAGGGCCTGGGAATGCTCCGGGCCGCCCCGTACGTCGGCGCGTTCGTCATGGCGCTCGTCCTCGCGCACCGCCCGCCCTTCACCAAGTCCGGACGCGCGCTCTTTCTCTCCGTCGCCGGCTTCGGCGCATGCACCATCCTCTTCGGGTTCTGCGGCGAGTTCCCCAAAGTGCTCGCCTTCCCCGTCGCCCTGGGCGCCCTCGCCGTCGCCGGCGCCCTCGACAACATCTCCGTGGTCATCCGCCACATCCTCGTGCAGGTGCGCACGCCGAACCACCTGCGCGGGCGCGTCTCCTCGGTCAACTCCGTCTTCATCGAGAGCAGCAACGAGATCGGCGCCTTCGAGAGCGGGCTGGTCGCCAAGTTTTTCGGGCCCGTCGTCTCGGTCGTCAGCGGGGGCATCGGCACGCTCGTGGTCGTCGGCGCCATCGCCGCCGCCTTCCCCGCGCTCCGACGCCTGGGCCGCCTCGAGCTGGGCGCGCCGCACGACCCCGCGCCCGGCGAGGCCCCCGTCGCCCCGGCACCGCCGCCTACCGCGAGCCCAGCACAAAGAACGCGATCGCGCCCAGGATCAGCAGCCCCGCGATGA
- a CDS encoding DUF2256 and DUF3253 domain-containing protein yields MGELPTKVCRSCGREFSWRKKWERDWESVRYCSDRCRRRGAPSVDERLEHAIRMLLCGRPRGATICPSEAARAVCPDGWRELMEPARMAARRLEAQREVEITQGGRVVDPSKSRGPIRVRLVRAVGLAQAAGGNDPRAKPHSGHCGLSRSRRS; encoded by the coding sequence GTGGGCGAACTGCCAACCAAAGTGTGCCGGTCGTGCGGGCGCGAGTTCTCGTGGCGGAAGAAGTGGGAGCGGGACTGGGAATCCGTGCGGTACTGCTCGGATCGCTGTCGCAGGCGGGGCGCGCCGTCCGTGGACGAGCGATTGGAGCACGCGATCCGGATGCTGCTGTGCGGGCGTCCGAGGGGGGCGACGATCTGTCCGAGCGAGGCGGCCCGTGCGGTGTGCCCCGACGGCTGGCGCGAACTGATGGAGCCGGCCCGCATGGCCGCCCGACGTCTGGAGGCGCAGCGCGAGGTCGAGATCACGCAGGGCGGGCGCGTGGTGGACCCATCAAAGTCCCGGGGCCCAATCCGTGTGCGGCTGGTGCGCGCGGTGGGGCTCGCTCAGGCGGCGGGGGGAAACGACCCGCGCGCGAAGCCGCATTCGGGGCATTGCGGGCTGTCGAGATCGCGCAGGTCGTAG
- a CDS encoding radical SAM protein: protein MSALVPPPFSSAARPDRRSRSDARLDPVRDKVLRGERLSLADGDLLYTTPDLHSVLALADIVRRRLHGTNAHYNVNRHLNYSNVCALSCKFCEFYRKKDDAGAYTRDMDYVRAEARKAVEAGATEIHSVGGLHPYLPFSYYTDLISTIRDEAARLGSDLHVKAFTAVEIVHLAKIAKVYKGATDFSDAGRQARLDGIRWVLEHLKQAGLGSLPGGGAEVFDDRVHDEAYKGKIRSDVWLDVHRVAHEIGLNTNATILYGHIESRRERLVHMDMLRTAQDEALGRLRKWQSGTVAEWQSAPESEPITLTKPGTPLPEKVVFAARDAHRATPNPAPAPGYFQTIIPLPFFPDGCDLEHLPGPGGLENYRTLAIARLMLDNFPHVKAFWIMQTLPMAQLMLESGADDLDGTVVWYDITHVGGASTHQEVDVWALQKAIREAGFIPVERDTLYRRVVRNADRWHVEA from the coding sequence ATGTCCGCCCTCGTCCCGCCGCCGTTCTCGAGCGCCGCACGCCCCGACCGCCGGTCGCGGTCCGATGCCCGCCTCGACCCCGTCCGCGACAAGGTCCTGCGGGGCGAGCGTCTCTCCCTCGCCGACGGCGACCTGCTCTACACCACGCCCGACCTGCACAGCGTGCTCGCGCTCGCCGACATCGTCCGGCGACGCCTGCACGGGACGAACGCGCATTACAACGTCAACCGCCACCTGAACTACTCGAACGTCTGTGCGCTCTCGTGCAAGTTCTGCGAGTTCTACCGCAAGAAGGACGACGCCGGCGCGTACACCCGCGACATGGACTACGTCCGCGCGGAAGCGCGCAAGGCGGTCGAGGCAGGCGCCACCGAGATCCACTCCGTCGGCGGGCTGCACCCGTACCTCCCGTTCTCGTACTACACCGACCTCATCTCCACCATCCGCGACGAGGCCGCCCGCCTCGGCAGCGACCTGCACGTCAAGGCCTTCACCGCCGTCGAGATCGTGCACCTGGCCAAGATCGCCAAGGTCTACAAGGGCGCCACCGACTTCAGCGACGCCGGGCGCCAGGCGCGCCTCGACGGCATCCGCTGGGTGCTCGAGCACCTGAAGCAGGCCGGGCTCGGCTCGCTGCCCGGCGGCGGGGCCGAGGTCTTCGACGACCGCGTCCACGACGAGGCGTACAAGGGCAAGATCCGCAGCGACGTCTGGCTCGACGTGCACCGCGTCGCGCACGAGATCGGCCTCAACACCAACGCCACCATTCTTTACGGGCACATCGAGAGCCGGCGCGAACGCCTCGTGCACATGGACATGCTCCGCACCGCCCAGGACGAAGCGCTCGGGCGACTACGAAAGTGGCAGAGTGGCACAGTGGCCGAGTGGCAGAGTGCGCCGGAATCAGAGCCCATCACGCTGACGAAGCCCGGCACGCCACTTCCCGAGAAGGTGGTCTTCGCCGCCCGGGATGCGCACCGCGCAACGCCGAATCCCGCTCCCGCGCCCGGCTACTTCCAGACCATCATCCCGCTGCCCTTCTTCCCCGATGGCTGCGATCTCGAGCACCTCCCCGGCCCCGGCGGGCTCGAGAACTACCGCACGCTCGCCATCGCCCGGCTGATGCTCGACAACTTCCCGCACGTCAAGGCATTCTGGATCATGCAGACCCTGCCGATGGCCCAGTTGATGCTCGAGAGCGGCGCCGACGACCTCGACGGCACCGTCGTGTGGTACGACATCACCCACGTCGGCGGCGCCTCCACGCACCAGGAAGTCGACGTCTGGGCGCTCCAGAAGGCCATCCGCGAGGCCGGCTTCATCCCGGTCGAGCGCGACACGCTCTACCGACGCGTGGTGCGCAACGCCGATCGCTGGCACGTGGAGGCCTGA
- a CDS encoding HD domain-containing phosphohydrolase codes for MRSGTWRRTLAGTLIVQAAILGIAWAGTVLFVRAQGSRALSRTILDKNVETAQSLAAAMAGLGQGELEYGSERWSQVQDMIEHLDLPAGGFACLIGPDGRVLCHPEIRTDQSLRELNLGAEMLRMGNGRTVALAEVSKPYAVPGQVRFSVDGVHYVAAQHIPAMNARLLVHQPESGLASVSQAAMSGVGTLGLATGVFVLGLTGVAVYRQVRRHDRAMDEVRRGLEHEVHVRIGETLNARNTLIFGLAKLADCRDTDTGRHLERIADYCALLAGAMRGSYPEIDDAWAEDLRVASSLHDIGKVGICDEVLLKPGALTPEERTRMQRHTVIGADTLIAIRGKLGRDALVEMAVSVAYSHHERWDGAGYPAGLKGTEIPLAARIVALADVYDALTSARVYKAAMPHEKAARIIREGAGTQFDPKVVEAFDKVEAQFASICERSLRDSQAAAESAPRLAA; via the coding sequence GTGAGGAGCGGTACGTGGCGGCGAACCCTCGCCGGGACGCTCATCGTGCAGGCGGCCATCCTGGGGATCGCGTGGGCCGGCACCGTGCTATTCGTGCGGGCGCAGGGATCCCGGGCGCTGTCCCGGACCATTCTCGACAAGAACGTGGAGACGGCCCAGTCGCTCGCGGCGGCGATGGCGGGGTTGGGACAGGGCGAACTCGAGTACGGGTCGGAGCGGTGGTCGCAGGTGCAGGACATGATCGAGCACCTCGACCTGCCGGCGGGGGGGTTCGCGTGCCTGATCGGGCCGGACGGCAGGGTGCTGTGCCATCCGGAGATCCGAACGGACCAGTCGCTGCGGGAGCTGAATCTCGGGGCCGAGATGCTCCGGATGGGCAACGGGCGGACGGTGGCGTTGGCGGAGGTGTCCAAGCCGTACGCGGTGCCCGGGCAGGTGCGGTTCTCGGTCGACGGCGTGCACTACGTGGCGGCGCAGCACATTCCGGCGATGAACGCGAGACTGCTGGTGCATCAGCCCGAGAGCGGGCTGGCGAGCGTGTCGCAGGCCGCGATGAGCGGGGTGGGCACGCTGGGGCTGGCGACGGGCGTGTTCGTGCTCGGGCTGACGGGAGTGGCGGTGTACCGGCAGGTGCGGCGGCACGACCGGGCGATGGACGAGGTGCGGCGCGGGCTGGAGCATGAAGTGCACGTGCGGATCGGGGAGACGCTCAACGCGCGCAACACGCTGATCTTCGGGCTGGCGAAGCTGGCGGACTGTCGCGACACGGACACGGGGCGGCATCTGGAGCGGATCGCCGACTACTGCGCGCTCCTGGCAGGCGCGATGCGGGGGTCGTACCCCGAGATCGACGACGCGTGGGCGGAGGACCTGCGGGTGGCGTCGTCGCTGCACGACATCGGGAAGGTGGGGATCTGCGACGAGGTGCTGCTGAAGCCCGGCGCGCTGACGCCGGAGGAGCGGACGCGGATGCAGCGTCACACGGTGATCGGCGCGGACACGCTGATCGCCATCCGCGGGAAGCTGGGTCGGGATGCGCTGGTCGAGATGGCGGTGTCGGTGGCGTACTCGCACCACGAGCGGTGGGACGGGGCGGGGTATCCGGCGGGGCTGAAGGGGACGGAGATCCCGCTGGCGGCGCGGATCGTGGCGCTGGCGGACGTGTACGACGCGTTGACGTCCGCGCGGGTGTATAAGGCGGCGATGCCGCACGAGAAGGCGGCGCGGATCATCCGGGAGGGAGCCGGGACGCAGTTCGACCCGAAGGTGGTGGAAGCGTTCGACAAGGTGGAGGCGCAGTTCGCGAGCATCTGCGAGCGTTCGCTGCGGGATTCCCAGGCGGCGGCGGAGAGCGCCCCTCGGCTGGCGGCGTAG
- the dnaK gene encoding molecular chaperone DnaK has protein sequence MSKIIGIDLGTTNSCVAVMEGGSPKVLTNSTGNRITPSVVGFTDKGERLVGQLAKHQQVTNPRNTVFSIKRFMGRRRAEVSSGGAGGYGKAGNEEAKVPYALTGGADEFVKVKVNQGEFTPQQISAFILQDLKKTAEDYLGEKVERAVITVPAYFNDAQRQATKDAGEIAGLKVERIINEPTAAALAYGLDKRKNQKIAVFDLGGGTFDVSILDIGDGVFEVLSTNGDTHLGGDDWDQVVIDYLAEEFRKKEGIDIRKDAMALQRLKEAAEKSKIELSTMQETTVNLPFITADQNGPKHLQVSLTRSKFESLTDTLFQRLKEPCLNALKDAKLSTDKIDEVVLVGGSTRMPKAQAIAKEIFGKEPNKSVNPDEVVAIGAAIQGGVLMGDVKDILLLDVTPLSLGVETLGGVMTRLIERNTTVPTSKKEVFSTAADNQTSVTIKVYQGEREIAQHNRLLGQFDLEGIAPAPRGLPQIEVEFAIDANGILTVVATDKGTGKKADIKITNSGGLSKDEIDRMKRDAEAHAAEDKARREMIDAKNKADAMLIQTRKALEEHGGKVSQEVRGKIESAMSNLESKIKGDDKNALDIAVKELENASMELGKVIYEAEAAKNAGGASGGAPSGGGAGGAAGGKDDVIDADFKVKDENNK, from the coding sequence ATGTCCAAGATCATCGGCATCGACCTGGGCACCACGAACTCGTGCGTGGCGGTGATGGAGGGCGGTTCGCCCAAGGTTCTGACGAACAGCACGGGCAACCGGATCACGCCGTCGGTGGTGGGGTTCACGGACAAGGGCGAGCGTCTGGTGGGGCAACTGGCGAAGCACCAGCAGGTGACGAACCCGCGGAACACCGTGTTCTCGATCAAGCGGTTCATGGGTCGTCGGCGCGCGGAGGTGTCGTCGGGCGGGGCCGGGGGGTACGGGAAAGCGGGCAACGAAGAGGCGAAGGTGCCGTACGCGCTCACGGGTGGCGCGGACGAGTTTGTGAAGGTGAAGGTGAACCAGGGCGAGTTCACGCCGCAGCAGATTTCGGCGTTCATCCTGCAGGATCTCAAGAAGACGGCGGAGGACTATCTGGGCGAGAAGGTGGAGCGCGCGGTGATCACGGTGCCGGCGTACTTCAACGACGCGCAGCGCCAGGCGACGAAGGACGCGGGCGAGATCGCGGGGCTGAAGGTCGAGCGGATCATCAACGAGCCGACGGCGGCGGCGCTGGCGTACGGGCTTGACAAGCGCAAGAACCAGAAGATCGCGGTCTTCGACCTGGGCGGGGGCACGTTCGACGTGTCGATCCTGGACATCGGTGACGGGGTGTTCGAGGTGCTGAGCACCAACGGCGACACGCACCTGGGGGGCGACGACTGGGACCAGGTGGTGATTGATTACCTGGCGGAGGAGTTCCGCAAGAAGGAGGGCATCGACATCCGCAAGGACGCGATGGCCCTGCAGCGCCTGAAGGAGGCGGCGGAGAAGTCGAAGATCGAGCTCTCGACGATGCAGGAGACGACGGTCAACCTGCCGTTCATCACGGCGGACCAGAACGGGCCCAAGCACCTGCAGGTGAGCCTGACGCGGAGCAAGTTCGAGTCGCTGACGGACACGCTGTTCCAGCGGCTGAAGGAGCCCTGCCTGAACGCGCTCAAGGACGCGAAGCTGAGCACCGACAAGATCGACGAGGTGGTGCTGGTGGGCGGCTCCACGCGCATGCCCAAGGCGCAGGCCATCGCGAAGGAGATCTTCGGCAAGGAGCCCAACAAGAGCGTGAACCCGGACGAGGTGGTCGCGATCGGGGCGGCCATCCAGGGCGGCGTGCTGATGGGCGACGTCAAGGACATCCTGCTGCTGGACGTGACGCCCCTGTCGCTGGGCGTGGAGACGCTGGGCGGGGTCATGACGCGGCTGATCGAGCGGAACACCACGGTGCCGACGAGCAAGAAGGAGGTCTTCTCGACGGCGGCGGACAACCAGACGAGCGTGACGATCAAGGTGTACCAGGGCGAGCGTGAGATCGCGCAGCACAACCGGCTGCTGGGGCAGTTCGATCTCGAGGGCATCGCGCCCGCGCCGCGGGGCCTGCCGCAGATCGAGGTGGAGTTCGCGATCGACGCCAACGGGATCCTGACGGTCGTCGCGACCGACAAGGGGACCGGGAAGAAGGCGGACATCAAGATCACGAACAGCGGCGGGCTGTCGAAGGACGAGATCGACCGCATGAAGCGCGACGCGGAGGCGCACGCGGCGGAGGACAAGGCGCGCCGGGAGATGATCGACGCCAAGAACAAGGCCGACGCGATGCTGATCCAGACGCGCAAGGCGCTGGAGGAGCACGGCGGGAAGGTGTCGCAGGAGGTGCGCGGGAAGATCGAGAGCGCGATGTCGAACCTCGAGAGCAAGATCAAGGGGGACGACAAGAACGCGCTGGACATCGCTGTGAAGGAACTCGAGAACGCCAGCATGGAGCTGGGCAAGGTGATCTACGAGGCCGAGGCGGCGAAGAACGCGGGCGGCGCGTCGGGCGGGGCACCGTCCGGCGGCGGCGCGGGGGGCGCGGCGGGCGGCAAGGACGACGTCATCGACGCGGACTTCAAGGTGAAGGACGAGAACAACAAGTAA